One segment of Brassica napus cultivar Da-Ae chromosome C3, Da-Ae, whole genome shotgun sequence DNA contains the following:
- the LOC106452805 gene encoding ER membrane protein complex subunit 2 → MVTKAEETELNQLENQVENGGGGVWEYLCLVRKLKVRRSELVLKHGLSILNDPGKRSSLGPDEWTLYEQVAIAAMDCQSLGAAQNCIKVLQKKFPESKRVGKLEALLLEAKGMWEEAEKAYSILLEDNPLDQVIHKRKVAMAKAQGKPSSAIEHLNKYLEVFMADHDAWRELAEIYVSLQMYKQAAFCYEELILSQPTLPLYHLAYAEVLYTIGGQENLIAARKYYASTIDLTGGKSTRALFGICLCGSAIAQLSKGRNKEDKDMAAPELQSLAATALEKEYKQKAPAKLNLLSSALRSLKL, encoded by the exons atggtgaCGAAGGCGGAGGAGACGGAGCTAAACCAACTCGAGAATCAAGTTGAGAATGGAGGAGGAGGTGTTTGGGAGTATCTTTGCCTCGTCCGTAAGCTCAAGGTTCGCAGATCAGAGCTTGTGCTCAAGCACGGTCTCTCGATCTTGAACGATCCGGGAAAGCGATCCTCTCTTGGTCCAGATG AATGGACCCTTTATGAGCAGGTAGCGATTGCAGCTATGGACTGTCAGTCTCTTGGTGCTGCACAG AATTGCATCAAGGTTCTGCAGAAGAAGTTTCCGGAGAGCAAACGTGTGG GAAAGCTGGAGGCGTTGCTTCTAGAAGCAAAGGGAATGTGGGAAGAGGCTGAAAAAGCCTATTCGATTCTTTTGGAGGATAATCCACTCGATCAA GTAATACACAAAAGAAAGGTAGCTATGGCCAAGGCGCAGGGCAAACCTTCCTCAGCCATTGAGCATCTTAACAAATATCTTGAAGT ATTCATGGCTGATCATGATGCCTGGAGAGAACTTGCAGAAATTTATGTTTCCTTGCAAAT GTACAAACAAGCAGCTTTCTGCTACGAAGAGCTCATATTATCTCAGCCTACTCTTCCATTGTACCACTTAGCATATGCCGAG GTTCTCTATACGATTGGTGGACAAGAAAACCTCATAGCAGCAAGAAAGTACTATGCATCAACCATAGACTTAACAGGTGGTAAAAGCACAAGAGCCCTCTTTGGAATATGCTTG TGTGGATCAGCAATAGCACAGCTCTCAAAAGGCAGGAACAAAGAGGACAAGGACATGGCTGCACCAGAGCTGCAGTCTCTAGCTGCAACTGCTCTGGAGAAAGAGTACAAGCAAAAAGCTCCTGCCAAACTCAACCTACTTTCTTCTGCATTAAGAAGCTTGAAACTCTAA